In a single window of the Cherax quadricarinatus isolate ZL_2023a chromosome 88, ASM3850222v1, whole genome shotgun sequence genome:
- the LOC128698436 gene encoding uncharacterized protein — protein sequence MGGDSFCGTMFPSSDTRWTMGGMTPINTGVGSGTLGLTSPLQRQGLGQLGQGGMSISQSFSQSLGQGFGQGFGQGLGQGLGLGQGQGLGQGLGQGLGQGLGQGLGQGLGGSTSPIPSGLSNMGGTPPTSMYQPHYQAFSSLNTALGEYAGSPLNSPGLPNGLGSPATPPNSGSSSPASHHHQQQQQQQQQQQHQQQQHQHQQLGGQQQQPHQQQQQQQQGQLNCAMGSMGMGVGVGGEDMWRGSSIAQLRRRAFEHSASMVVFR from the exons ATGGGCGGCGATTCCTTCTGTGGCACCATGTTCCCTTCCTCGGACACCCGCTGGACCATGGGCGGCATGACGCCCATCAATACCG GTGTGGGTAGTGGCACTCTGGGGTTGACATCACCTCTACAGCGCCAAGGACTGGGCCAGCTTGGTCAAGGCGGCATGAGTATCTCCCAGTCGTTCAGCCAGTCCCTCGGCCAGGGCTTTGGCCAAGGGTTCGGACAGGGGCTGGGCCAGGGGCTGGGACTAGGCCAGGGTCAGGGGCTGGGTCAGGGGCTGGGGCAGGGGCTGGGTCAGGGGCTGGGACAGGGTCTGGGTCAGGGTCTAGGGGGCTCAACGTCGCCCATACCGTCAGGGTTGTCGAACATGGGCGGCACACCACCCACCTCCATgtatcaaccacactaccaggccTTCAGTTCTCTCAACACCGCCCTGGGTGAGTACGCAG gATCACCTCTGAACTCCCCAGGACTTCCCAACGGCCTGGGTTCTCCAGCCACACCTCCCAACAGCGGCTCCTCCTCCCCagcgtcacaccaccaccagcaacagcaacaacagcagcagcagcaacagcaccaacaacagcaacaccaacaccagcagctgggtggccaacagcaacagccgcaccaacagcaacagcagcagcagcagggtcaACTCAACTGTGCCATGGGTTCCATGGGCATGGGCGTGGGCGTAGGCGGGGAAGACATGTGGCGTGGGTCGAGCATCGCCCAGCTCAGACGTAGAGCCTTCGAGCACTCAGCTTCCATGGTCGTCTTCAGGTAG